In the Helicobacter typhlonius genome, one interval contains:
- a CDS encoding type IV secretion system protein produces the protein MTFEDNEYKKDANFLFKLERHIKQYMFFWIIAESAIIALLIITIMVMLPLKQNVPYLVFFSNAESNFVRVEQGNLNIRSEEALLKSILASYVQKRETINRIDDELRYEDIREQSSNKVWDTFRRIVTQENSIYQNKEIYRKIHIINLSVLSKSVANVDFISITQNTKDKELKRYRATLKYDFIEQGISFESVPRNPTGFIVEDYALTEVFINDQSQKQENK, from the coding sequence ATGACTTTTGAGGATAATGAATACAAAAAGGACGCAAACTTTCTATTTAAGTTAGAAAGGCACATTAAACAATATATGTTTTTTTGGATTATTGCAGAATCTGCGATAATTGCATTATTAATTATTACCATAATGGTAATGCTACCACTCAAGCAAAATGTGCCTTATCTTGTGTTTTTCTCAAATGCAGAGAGTAATTTTGTAAGGGTAGAGCAAGGAAACTTAAATATTAGAAGTGAAGAAGCACTTCTTAAATCTATCCTCGCAAGTTATGTGCAAAAGAGAGAAACAATTAATCGCATTGATGATGAGTTACGATACGAAGACATAAGAGAACAAAGCTCTAATAAGGTATGGGATACTTTTAGAAGAATCGTAACACAAGAAAACTCTATCTATCAAAATAAGGAGATATATAGAAAAATACATATCATCAACCTAAGCGTATTGTCAAAGAGCGTAGCCAATGTAGATTTTATCTCTATCACTCAAAATACTAAAGACAAAGAGCTCAAGCGTTACCGAGCCACACTCAAATATGATTTTATAGAGCAAGGCATTAGTTTTGAATCTGTGCCACGAAATCCCACAGGATTCATAGTTGAAGATTATGCGCTTACTGAAGTTTTTATTAACGACCAATCACAAAAACAGGAGAACAAATAA
- a CDS encoding DNA type IV secretion system protein ComB10 has protein sequence MVYKGIGIFALLGMGITYASVKENLDYLFESKFPISDYVWQQKGTHQGDLSKSNIFNQSHIQPNLTMLTDELGNPILDENGDPIYIDKEGNMYSGEGKKILDKKILLDKTGKPILDKNGNHIFIDKNGNLKDKNDNPILDSNGNPININNKEALNEFLNKNTQNSPEEQLRRQQELLAEAQRQAELQEQMRKKLEEEARKKAEEEMKKLADPTYQALLAKQEEERARRIALAKERELYKSALLGERAGGDSQIFAQQSSRYGDDGFSNQKSIDIATNEHRLYRMIRAGRLIPAVLMTPIVSNIEGIITAQVEQDVYAAQGRVVLIPRGTKVMGFYKNDNKIGQSRLSIVWREMITPQGVNILLTNAVSADSRGINGIEGYLDNKFEQRYGLGLFLNTLSNGLMITISNATQKSGTGANPYTTQLFSNAQGDLNNIFKQLISEQAKIKPTIEIRAGSRIYITPTTHMWFPIPKNGEVMAKYFNDEYN, from the coding sequence ATGGTTTATAAGGGAATAGGAATTTTTGCACTTTTAGGTATGGGTATTACCTATGCAAGCGTAAAGGAGAATTTAGATTATCTCTTTGAAAGTAAGTTTCCTATAAGTGATTATGTGTGGCAACAAAAAGGCACACATCAGGGCGACCTTTCAAAAAGTAATATCTTTAATCAATCTCATATACAACCTAATCTCACTATGCTTACCGATGAGTTGGGTAATCCCATACTTGATGAAAATGGAGACCCTATTTATATTGATAAAGAAGGCAATATGTATTCAGGAGAAGGCAAAAAAATTCTTGATAAAAAAATATTGCTTGATAAAACAGGAAAACCAATCCTTGATAAAAATGGAAACCATATCTTTATAGATAAAAATGGCAATCTCAAAGATAAAAACGATAATCCTATTTTAGATTCTAATGGCAACCCTATCAATATCAACAATAAAGAAGCCCTTAATGAGTTTCTTAATAAAAATACACAAAACTCCCCTGAAGAGCAGCTTAGAAGACAGCAAGAACTCTTAGCAGAAGCACAAAGACAAGCAGAACTTCAAGAGCAAATGCGTAAAAAGCTTGAAGAAGAAGCAAGAAAGAAAGCTGAAGAAGAAATGAAGAAACTAGCAGACCCAACTTATCAAGCCTTACTTGCTAAGCAAGAAGAAGAAAGAGCAAGACGAATCGCCCTTGCAAAAGAAAGAGAATTATATAAAAGTGCATTATTAGGTGAAAGAGCAGGGGGAGATTCTCAAATCTTTGCACAACAAAGCTCACGCTATGGAGATGATGGATTCTCCAATCAAAAAAGCATAGATATAGCGACAAACGAACATCGCCTATATCGTATGATACGAGCAGGGAGGCTTATTCCTGCTGTTTTAATGACACCCATTGTAAGCAATATTGAAGGCATAATCACCGCTCAAGTAGAGCAAGATGTTTATGCCGCTCAAGGAAGAGTAGTGCTTATCCCAAGAGGCACAAAGGTAATGGGCTTTTACAAAAATGATAACAAAATAGGGCAATCAAGACTAAGTATAGTATGGAGAGAAATGATAACGCCTCAAGGAGTAAATATCCTTCTTACCAATGCAGTAAGCGCAGATTCAAGAGGGATTAATGGCATTGAAGGCTATTTAGATAATAAATTTGAGCAAAGATATGGCTTAGGATTGTTTTTAAATACTTTAAGCAATGGCTTAATGATAACCATATCAAATGCCACACAAAAAAGTGGCACAGGAGCAAATCCCTATACCACACAACTTTTTTCAAACGCACAAGGAGATTTAAACAATATTTTCAAACAACTTATTTCAGAACAAGCAAAGATTAAACCAACAATAGAGATACGAGCAGGAAGCAGAATCTACATTACACCTACAACACATATGTGGTTTCCCATTCCAAAAAATGGGGAAGTAATGGCTAAGTATTTTAATGATGAATACAATTAA
- a CDS encoding TrbG/VirB9 family P-type conjugative transfer protein produces MKKIILTFPLLTSFALAEQPSLEELTNQRVLEGQEQMLEMVTKIQDLQDQREQDKEKAKNSPMLDSTSRDFSSSSIPIQMQSQTQEPPTEQEILLRKQAVRSQNLNAIQGQFFAKNYKGTENTITIDYENNNTYKIRTRIAMTSTMIFPQKIKNFILGDNVGFEVLEVPNSQNTIAIRPKLIGVDTSLAVFTEDGKLYSFYIFSTDFKSWKNPHLVVFVKDKRTTIEKSKDPFFDEYFYVEEGINKLRVKKKEVYKRYKIKAKKQNTWLMPEEVFSDNNYTFFKYDKTRYPQIPSVYVVVDKQDSPIETRVIGDFVIAETVADKFTIRIGEAYVCIEREKAQKGK; encoded by the coding sequence ATGAAAAAAATAATCCTTACATTTCCCCTTTTAACCTCTTTTGCTTTAGCCGAACAACCCTCACTAGAAGAACTAACCAATCAAAGAGTGCTAGAAGGGCAAGAACAAATGTTAGAAATGGTAACAAAAATCCAAGACTTGCAAGACCAAAGAGAACAAGATAAAGAAAAAGCCAAAAATAGCCCTATGTTAGATTCTACAAGTAGAGATTTTAGTTCAAGCTCAATTCCTATTCAAATGCAATCACAAACTCAAGAACCACCGACAGAACAAGAAATATTACTTAGAAAACAAGCGGTAAGAAGCCAAAATCTCAATGCAATTCAAGGACAATTCTTTGCCAAGAATTACAAAGGCACAGAAAACACCATAACAATAGATTACGAAAATAATAATACCTATAAAATACGCACAAGAATCGCGATGACAAGCACAATGATTTTTCCACAAAAGATAAAAAATTTTATTTTGGGAGACAATGTAGGCTTTGAAGTGCTAGAAGTGCCTAATTCTCAAAACACCATAGCAATACGACCTAAACTCATAGGTGTAGATACAAGCTTGGCAGTTTTTACAGAAGATGGGAAGCTTTATTCTTTCTATATTTTCTCTACTGATTTTAAATCGTGGAAGAATCCTCATCTCGTTGTGTTTGTAAAAGATAAACGCACCACCATAGAGAAGAGCAAAGACCCATTTTTTGATGAGTATTTTTATGTAGAAGAAGGTATTAATAAGCTAAGAGTGAAAAAGAAAGAGGTATATAAGAGATACAAGATAAAAGCAAAAAAACAAAACACTTGGCTTATGCCTGAAGAAGTCTTTAGCGATAACAACTATACTTTTTTCAAATACGACAAAACACGCTATCCTCAAATTCCTAGCGTATATGTTGTAGTAGATAAACAAGATTCTCCAATAGAAACTAGAGTTATAGGAGATTTTGTTATTGCTGAAACCGTAGCAGATAAATTTACCATACGAATCGGTGAAGCCTATGTTTGCATAGAGCGAGAGAAAGCACAAAAAGGCAAATAA